One Acidimicrobiia bacterium genomic window, GTGCTGGTCGGCGAGTTGGACCGCCGCCAGGGTTGGGCCGGCTGGGGTGTGGCGTCGTGTGCGCACTGGCTGTCGTGGCGTTGCGGCATCGACATTCGCACCGCCCGAGAACATGTCCGTGTGGGTCGGGCGCTGCCGGAGCTGCCGGTCACCCGTGGGGCGTTCGCCCGTGGGGAGTTGTCGTATTCCAAGGCGCGTGAGCTCACCCGTGTGGCCACAGCCGACACCGAGGCACCGCTGGTCGAGGCGGCGTTGCAGATGACCGCGTCGCAGCTGGCTCACCTGTTGGGCGCCCACCGTCGGGTGAGCCGAGAAGACGCCGGCGAGATCCACGCGGGTCGTGAGTTCCTCGTGGGCGCCGACGCAGAGGGCCACACCGAGTTGCGGATCCGTCTCGCCCCTGAAGAGGCCCAGCAGCTGATCGCCCGCCTCGACGACATCGTCGACGAGGAAGGTCTTCTCGACGACGGTCCCGCGGGACCGTCACGGTGCGTGCACACGACACCACGCTCCCAGGGTCGCGTCGACGCCCTGGTGCTGCTCGCCGGCGGCACCGAGCCGTCGGTGAGCAGCGAGATCGTCGTCCACGTCGACGCCCACACCCTCACCGGCGACGACCCCGACGGCGACACGGTGGATCTCCACCGGCGTTGCCACCTCGACGACGACACACCCGTCCCGGTCGACACCGCCCGACGCCTGGCCTGCGACAGCACCGTCGTCGAGGTCGCCACCGACCACCACCGAACACCCCTGTCGGTCGGACGACGAAGCCGCAAGATCCCCAACCGGATACGACGCGCGCTGCAGATACGCGACGGCCGATGCCGCTTCCCGGGCTGCGACAACCGCCGCTACGTCGACGCCCACCACATCGTCCACTGGGCCAACGGCGGCGACACCAGCCTCGACAACCTCGTTGTCCTCTGCAGACGGCATCACCGAAGCGTCCACGAGGACGGCTTCACCCTCCGACTCGTCGACGGCCACCACATCGAGGTCACCCGACCCGACGGCATCCCGATCCACAACACCGGCCCCGCCGAACCCTCCGACCCCCACCGGCCCATCCACCACAACCGACAGAACAGCATCACACCCGGACCCCGAACCGCCACCGCCCGCGACGGCACCAGAATGGACCTCGACCTCACCGCCGCCGGCTACTTCCCCATCCTCGACCAGGCAACGGCGTCTAGGTTGGAGTGATGCACCCTCAGCGGCTTCTTCTCGGTCCGGGTCCCTCCAACCCGTACCCCGAGGTCATGGAGGCGATGGCGCGTCCGGTGGTCGGCCACCTCGACCCGGCGTTCCTCGCCGTTCTCGACGAGACCGCCGCCCGCCTCCGCAGCGTGATGAAGACCGGCAACGGCCTCACCCTGCCGGTGAGTGGCACCGGGTCGGCGGGGATGGAGGCGTGTCTCGTCAACCTGCTCGAGCCCGGCGACACGGCGATCGTCGGCGTCAACGGCGTCTTCGGTGAGCGCATGTGCGAGGTGGCGCGCCGCTGCGGTGCCGAGGTCGTGCGTGTCGAAGCCGAGTGGGGACGGGCGCTCGACCCGCAGGCCCTGATCGACGCGCAGGAGGCCACGCCGGGGGCGCGCATCGTCGCGACGGTCCACGCCGAGACGTCGACCGGCGTCCGCAACGACATCGAGCCGTTGGCGAGCTTCCAGGAGACCGGCACGCTGCTCGTGGTCGACGCCGTCACGTCCCTCGGCGGAATCCCACTGGAGGTCGACGCCTGGGGGATCGACGCCTGCTACTCGGGGACCCAGAAGTGCCTCGGTGTCCCGCCGGGCCTGGCGCCGGTGACGTTCTCCGAGCGGGCCCGGCAACGGGTCGCCGAGCGCGACACGCCGCCACAGTCGTGGTATCTCGACCTCGGGCTCATCGGCTCCTACGTGGGTGCCGAGCGCCGCTATCACCACACGGCGCCGATCTCCATGGTCTACGCGCTCCACGCGGGGCTCGGTGTCCTGCTCGACGAGGGACTGGAGGCCTCCTTCGAGCGGCACCGTTCCGTGGGCTCCGAGCTCCAGGCAGCCCTCGAGGACAGGGGCTTCCGGCTCATCGCGCAGGGCGGACACCGACTTCCGCAGCTCACCTTCGTGGAGCTTCCCGACGGCGCCGACGAGGCGAAGTTGCGCACGGCGTTGCGCGAGGAGTTCGACGTCGAGGTCGGAGCTGGGCTCGGCGCCTTCGCGGGCAGGGCCTGGCGCATCGGCCTCATGGGCCATTCCGCGCGTCGCTCGTCGGTCGTGGCGCTCCTCGGGGCCCTCGACGAGCTGCTCGGCTAACGGAGAATGGTCGACCGGTAGTAGCGCAGCTCCTCGATCGACTCGAGGATGTCGGCCATGGCGCGGTGGCCCTCCGCCTTGTCGGGACGCTTCGCATAGGCCTCCGGATACCAGCGCCGGGCCAGTTCCTTGAGCGACGACACGTCGATGCTGCGGTAGTGGAGGTGGCCGTCGAGCTCGGGGAGGTAGCGGTCGAGGAACCGCCTGTCGGTGCCGATCGAGTTGCCGCACAGCGGGGCCGTGCGCTTCGCCGGTACGTGCGAGGTGACATAGGCGAGTGCCTGCTTTCCCGCTTCCTCCAGAGACAGGTCCGACGCGGCGACGGCGGTCAGGAGGTCGGAGCGCTCGTGCATCGAGCGGACGAAGTCGCCCATCGCCTTCAGTGCGTCGGGCGGCTGGTGGACCACCAGGTCGATGCCGTCGTCGAGCACCTCGAGTTCGTTGTCTGTGATGACGCAGGCGATCTCGACGATCACATCCCGCTCCACATCGAGCCCCGTCATCTCCAGATCGAGCCAGACCAGGCGGTCGGCTTCGGCGTCGGCTGCGTCGCTCACCGGCGCCCACCCTAGGCGGTCGATGGTCGGTATCCTGCCTGCCGTGCCGGATCTCCGCGGTGCCCGGGTGGCGTTACGGCCGCTGAGGCCCGACGACTTCGACGCGTGGCAGGAGGTCCGGCAGCGAAGCCGCGACTGGCTGGAGCCGTGGGAGCCGCTTCCCGAGATCGGGTCGCCCGACCCCGTCGCCGACCGTGAGGCGTTCCGTGCGCGGTGCGGATCGTGGGACCGCCAGCGTCACCTCGACGCCGCCTACGGGTTCGGCGTGTTCCTCGACGGTGCCTTCATCGGCGAGGTCAGCCTCGGAACCGTTCACCGGGGCCCGTTCCAGACCGCTTTCATCGGCTACTGGGTCGACGAGCAGCACGCGGGGCAAGGACTCACGCCCGAGGCGGTGGCCGTCGTCCTCGAGTACGCGTTCGGCCACCTGAACCTCCACCGCGTCGAGGCGGCCGTCGTGCCGCGCAACGCGCCGAGCATTCGCGTCGTGGAGAAGCTCGGGATGCGCTACGAAGGAATTGCCCGACGATTCCTCCAGATCCGGGGTGTCTGGGAGGACCACGCCCGCTACGCACTCACCGCCGAGGAATGGGTCGACGCCCGCGCGCACATCACGGGCCGCTACCTGCCGGAGCTCACTCCGGGTCGGTGAACTGGTCCTCGGCGTCGACGCTCAGGGACGAGACGAAGTGCTCGAACGGTGCCCGATCGTCGGAGCGGGCGTCGGTGCCGACGGCGTAGAAGCGCTCGTCGGTCTGGAACAGGACGATGCGGCTGGTCTGGTCCTCACCCTTGACGGCGACCTCGGTCGCCGGGATGAATGCGAGGTCACGTTGGGCGATGTCGATCACTTCGCCGTTGAGCTCATCGGCGATCGCTGCCGGCATCTGGTTCAGGATCTGCGAGCTGAGCGGCGTGCTGATGGCGAACCAGGCGACCGTGAACGTGTAGTCGCGCCCGGCTGTCGACTCCACTGCTCCGGCAAGGCCGCCGAGCCCCAGGTCGAAGGGGTCGTCGTCGCTCTCGCTGGGCTCCGTGGGGAAGGTGGCGGTGAACGCGCCCTCCTCCGAGGTGTACTCGACGCCCCTCTCCCCGGCGACGTACTCGTCGACGATGGCGGTGCCGTCGTCGGCCACCAGGTAGTAGTAGATGACGAACGCTCCGGCGAACAGGGCGAGGACACCGATGGTGATGAGCGCCACCGCCAGCGGGCTACGGCGCCGGCGTCGTGCGGCGTACCGCATGTGAGCCTCGGCCCGGTGCCGCTCGGCCTCGGTGTCGACACCCGACGCCGCCTCCGGATCGACGACGTGCTGGCACATCCAGCAGACGGCGGCGTCGTCCTCCATCCAGGTGTTGCAGGCCGGGCATCGCATCGTGGATCAGCCTACCGGGCCATCTACGGCAACCCGGACAAAGCGTCGGGTCAGCCGCGGCGGACCACTGCGGGGGAGTGCCGGAAGAAGTCCTCGAGGTCGCGTTGGTAGCGGTACGTGGGCCGCGAGGACCCCACCGTGTCACGCAGCCTCACCAACTCCGCGAAGGCCTCCACGGCGCCCGCCGATGTATAGCCGTAGCGGAATCCCGCCTCCTGGAAGCGTCGGTTGTCGACGCCGCGGCCGTAGCGCAGGAGGTCGAGGATCTCGGGTGGTAGATCCAGAACTCGCATCCGTTTGAGGCCGCTGAGCGCCACGCCGGGGAGCACGGGTGGAAGAGGAACGCGCCGCTTGCCGACCATGGCGCACACCTCGCTCCAGGTGAGCGTGCCGTCGCCGGCCACGTTGAACACACCCGGTACGTCGTCGGTCGTGGCGAACACGAGTGCGCTGATCACGTCGTTTTCGTGGACGAACTGGAGCCGGGGGTCGAAACCGAGAATCTCGGGCACGACGGGGAGACGCAGCGCGCGTGTGAGGGGGGTCTCGAGGTCCTCGCCGAGCACGTTGGCGAAGCGAAACAAGGTCGTGGTGATGTGGGGGTTGTCCTCGGCGAAGTCGCGGACGTAGCCATCGACGTCGACGAGCGTACGTTCCACGGGAGTACGCGGAGCGCGCTTGCGGGGTGTCTCCTCCCGGAAGAAGTACGGGTCCCGGTAGGTGGCGCCGTAGACCATCGTGGAGCTCTTCACGACCATCCGACGGACGGGGCTCCCCGCGGCGCCGGCGGCCGCCAGGAGGTTCATCGTGGCGATGACGTTGGTGTCGTGCAGCTTGCGCCCACTCGCCTTGGTCGAGTCGACGATGAGGTGTGTGTGGACGACCGTGTCGACCTGGGTGGCCTCGACGATCCTGTGCAGGATCGAGAAGTCGGCGTCGGACTTCACGAACTCGGTGCGCTCGAGGGGGAGCGGCGGTTCGGTGTCGTCGACACCGACGATCATCTCGACGTCGTCGCGGTTCTCGAGTTCGGCTGCGAGCTGGGCGCCCCAGAAGTCGCCGAGGCCGGTGACCAGGATCCGCATGACTCAGCCGAACCAGACGCTGCGACGTGTGCGCAGCATGTCGTAGAGAGCTTCCTGGATCTCGGTGCGGATGGCGTCGGCCTCCTCCATGACGCGTCCCCGCGAGTAGCGCTCCTGGTCGGGTGGCACGTCGAACGTGACGGGAGGCAGGACGCGCAGCTTGAACTTGGCGGGGAGGTACGCCGCCACACCGAGCGGACCGAGAGCGAGCATGGTCGGCGTGATCGGGAAGTAGGGGATACCGAAGAGCTTGGCGAGCGACCTGCTCTTGTAGATGATCGGCATCGCCTCCTCGGCGCCGACACACGCGATCGGTACGACCGGCACCCCGGCGCGCATGGCGATCTCCACGAAACCTCCACGCCCGAACCGACGGAGCTTGTAGCGCTCGCTGTAGAGCTTCCCCGGGCCCTTGTCGCCCTCAGGGAACACGAGCGCCAGCTGTTGCTCGTCGTGAAGGAGCTTGTAGGCGTTCTCCGGGCTCGCCACGACACCACCGGTGCGCGACCAGAGCGTGCCCACGACCGGGATGGTGCGGAAGAGGTACTCGGCGAGGCCGTAGACCGGGCGACCGAGTTCCTCCTCGATGCCGTGCATCATCACCGGTGCGTCGGGTGGTAGAGCGCCGGCATGGTTGGCGACCAGCAATGCGCCGCCGTCGGTCGGGATGTTCTCGAGGCCCTCCCACTCGGCACGGAACCACCGTTCGTAGATCGGCTTGTAGATGGTGCGGGTCAGCGCGCGCATGCTCTCGGAGCGGCCCCAGCCGTCGACGTCGGACAGCCGAGTCGCGTGTACGGGTCGTTGCGGCACGCTCTCGTCGCGCACGGGAACGAGCG contains:
- a CDS encoding NAD-dependent epimerase/dehydratase family protein, whose translation is MRILVTGLGDFWGAQLAAELENRDDVEMIVGVDDTEPPLPLERTEFVKSDADFSILHRIVEATQVDTVVHTHLIVDSTKASGRKLHDTNVIATMNLLAAAGAAGSPVRRMVVKSSTMVYGATYRDPYFFREETPRKRAPRTPVERTLVDVDGYVRDFAEDNPHITTTLFRFANVLGEDLETPLTRALRLPVVPEILGFDPRLQFVHENDVISALVFATTDDVPGVFNVAGDGTLTWSEVCAMVGKRRVPLPPVLPGVALSGLKRMRVLDLPPEILDLLRYGRGVDNRRFQEAGFRYGYTSAGAVEAFAELVRLRDTVGSSRPTYRYQRDLEDFFRHSPAVVRRG
- a CDS encoding lysophospholipid acyltransferase family protein, whose protein sequence is MTDTGARRPTSTLRDSLDERARRSAAGAGDDDGDTPSGSSRSLVPVRDESVPQRPVHATRLSDVDGWGRSESMRALTRTIYKPIYERWFRAEWEGLENIPTDGGALLVANHAGALPPDAPVMMHGIEEELGRPVYGLAEYLFRTIPVVGTLWSRTGGVVASPENAYKLLHDEQQLALVFPEGDKGPGKLYSERYKLRRFGRGGFVEIAMRAGVPVVPIACVGAEEAMPIIYKSRSLAKLFGIPYFPITPTMLALGPLGVAAYLPAKFKLRVLPPVTFDVPPDQERYSRGRVMEEADAIRTEIQEALYDMLRTRRSVWFG
- a CDS encoding DUF222 domain-containing protein, which codes for MAIAEVATTAPGHDPSVETLERAARMPLERLEDEVSRTAADLAAATCRWLVLVGELDRRQGWAGWGVASCAHWLSWRCGIDIRTAREHVRVGRALPELPVTRGAFARGELSYSKARELTRVATADTEAPLVEAALQMTASQLAHLLGAHRRVSREDAGEIHAGREFLVGADAEGHTELRIRLAPEEAQQLIARLDDIVDEEGLLDDGPAGPSRCVHTTPRSQGRVDALVLLAGGTEPSVSSEIVVHVDAHTLTGDDPDGDTVDLHRRCHLDDDTPVPVDTARRLACDSTVVEVATDHHRTPLSVGRRSRKIPNRIRRALQIRDGRCRFPGCDNRRYVDAHHIVHWANGGDTSLDNLVVLCRRHHRSVHEDGFTLRLVDGHHIEVTRPDGIPIHNTGPAEPSDPHRPIHHNRQNSITPGPRTATARDGTRMDLDLTAAGYFPILDQATASRLE
- a CDS encoding alanine--glyoxylate aminotransferase family protein is translated as MHPQRLLLGPGPSNPYPEVMEAMARPVVGHLDPAFLAVLDETAARLRSVMKTGNGLTLPVSGTGSAGMEACLVNLLEPGDTAIVGVNGVFGERMCEVARRCGAEVVRVEAEWGRALDPQALIDAQEATPGARIVATVHAETSTGVRNDIEPLASFQETGTLLVVDAVTSLGGIPLEVDAWGIDACYSGTQKCLGVPPGLAPVTFSERARQRVAERDTPPQSWYLDLGLIGSYVGAERRYHHTAPISMVYALHAGLGVLLDEGLEASFERHRSVGSELQAALEDRGFRLIAQGGHRLPQLTFVELPDGADEAKLRTALREEFDVEVGAGLGAFAGRAWRIGLMGHSARRSSVVALLGALDELLG
- a CDS encoding GNAT family protein yields the protein MPDLRGARVALRPLRPDDFDAWQEVRQRSRDWLEPWEPLPEIGSPDPVADREAFRARCGSWDRQRHLDAAYGFGVFLDGAFIGEVSLGTVHRGPFQTAFIGYWVDEQHAGQGLTPEAVAVVLEYAFGHLNLHRVEAAVVPRNAPSIRVVEKLGMRYEGIARRFLQIRGVWEDHARYALTAEEWVDARAHITGRYLPELTPGR
- the orn gene encoding oligoribonuclease; the protein is MSDAADAEADRLVWLDLEMTGLDVERDVIVEIACVITDNELEVLDDGIDLVVHQPPDALKAMGDFVRSMHERSDLLTAVAASDLSLEEAGKQALAYVTSHVPAKRTAPLCGNSIGTDRRFLDRYLPELDGHLHYRSIDVSSLKELARRWYPEAYAKRPDKAEGHRAMADILESIEELRYYRSTILR